In Bacillus oleivorans, the genomic stretch GACGGTTCTTCTGTTTCATTTTGAAACAGAAGAACCGTCCCTATGTTTCTATGAAAGAGACGCGTTCTATAATAGACCATATCTCTAATTACTATTTTAATTGCCTCTATGAAACAACTTCCTCGATAATTGAGCTTCCTTCGGTAGTCTCAGCATCAAGCCATTGCCATCTCTCATGTAGCCTGATTCGGCCATCGGCTAAGATTTCAGGAGTCGAAACACATTTTCCGCCTCTTATTTCATTTTTGCAATTTACGTGGTTATACCTAAACTCTAAGGAATCATCCTCTTTTACTATGCCAATGAGTGTTCCTTGAACGATTTCTCCACCACTATAGGTGGCCGAGATGATATTTCCTTCTTGTTTATACTCAAATAAAGTTCTGGAAGAAACCTCGCCATTATCAGTATTTTCTATGGAAATAAATTTTCGACCGTTATAATTGATCATATTAACATCCTCTTTCAGTTCATGTATATAGTCTATGAATATTGTTTAATAAAAGCTGTGACATTCCCTAAACAACAGCTGCCTTGC encodes the following:
- a CDS encoding n-acetylglutamate synthase yields the protein MINYNGRKFISIENTDNGEVSSRTLFEYKQEGNIISATYSGGEIVQGTLIGIVKEDDSLEFRYNHVNCKNEIRGGKCVSTPEILADGRIRLHERWQWLDAETTEGSSIIEEVVS